In Euphorbia lathyris chromosome 2, ddEupLath1.1, whole genome shotgun sequence, the sequence cccgaaagtacATTTCTCTGGATTTAGCTTGATGTTGTGATGGCGAAGTAtttccagtacctcctttacatCTTCTGCATGCTTTTCCGCAGTTgcgcttttaatgatcatatcatctacatagatagAATAATTATCATTCTTACTGTTCgagaatatcttgttcatcatcctctgataggtagcacctgcgttcttgagcccgaagggcataactttaaaacaataagtagcttgatgtgtcacgaacgaggtcttgattctatctgagggctccatagggatttgatgataacttgatttcacgtcagtaaaggaatacattgcatgaccggcagttccatctacaagcatgtctatgcatggcaaaggatagttatccttggggcaagctttattaagatctgtgaagtcaatgcacatgcggtaggatccgccagctttcttgactagcacgacgttcgccaaccactgagtgtaaagtacttcctcaatggcatccgccttctgGAGCTTGGCAATTTCCTCCTCTATCACTTTTTGTCTTTCTGGACCATGATTCCTCCGCTTCTGggccacaggaactgcatctttatcaatgttgagtttgtgggTGATTATGTCCGGACTGATTCCAGgcagaatttcatccttccatgcgaagacatcttcgGCCTCACAGAGTACCTTGGAGATTGCATCTCTGATATTGCCCTGTAGTCCTTTAGCAATCCGTACCTGCTTTTCTTCTGCCATCaggtacatttcggtttcgcctaaggccattgtgacacgttcttcttcatcttcctccttagatgGAGGGCGAATCGTTAAGGAAGCCGAATATGTCTCTTGAGCTACTTTTTGACAACCTCTAACCATCACGCCCCCCTtgaccgtggggatgtaaagcgttaaatggcgaatagagataagagctgcagcTTCGGAGATGAAAGGTCGcccaaggataatattgtaggctaattgtccatccaagaccgaaaactccaaatctccttgccaaacttgatcatcatcagtAAGCTCGCAATTCAGGgtaacttggcctttcgtccggatggtatgacctgtcactcccaaaatGTCCACCACAGTTGGTTCTACCTGGACATGATCAAtcttgagtttggcgaatgctcctcgggtaatgacattacatgaacttcctgtatcaatcattaccctcttCATCTTCCAACCCtcaaccatcatagtgacggCCAATGCGTCCGCATGGGGTGGAATTTCAAGACCTGCGTCTGAGAAAGGGGGATTTAGCGATGTCCTGTCAAGGGTGGTCGTCTTCGCCTTTTTCAATGTTGGCTGATAGCCAGGCCCACCTGCTATGAcgttgatggtaccctttcctttcttcttttggtcctctttggatttgtcatcttcctttccttccgtttggatgaaccgatccaattttcctctctcaatgagtcgctcaatttctcgagccaactcccagcaagcatccgtatcatgaccattcttcctgtgatacttgcaataatttttaggattctttcctttgttggtgtactcccccccttttggctcggggtatgaaatgctccgcttgtgctggctgttctcgatccacataagaacttcacttttagaagcattgagaggtgtgcaggaggtgacaaacgttgatttgttccTAGAATCCCTTCGTTTGTTTCTAGAAGAAGAATCTTGACGTTTGTCTCTGTCCCGGTCCCAAGGGCGGGACTCGCCTCTATCCTTCTTTGGCGATGATGGTGTACCTCGGCGGATATCATCAACCTCTATAAAGTCTTTACAGcgctccatcaactctgccatgctggtgggctttttacgaatgaggtcttcttgcaaacttttacaagtagtgTTTCTTACAAAGcactccacagctacggagatatctacatcaacgatttgtatacacaactggttgaaagtgtccacataatcTCGAAgtggttcattcgccttctgttttaactcaaaaagttttccagatttcaccactgcagggatGCAGCCAgcaaattttgcacaaaattccctaCTTAATTGATCGAAGCTATTTATGGAGCCtggaggtagagattggaacCATAAATAGGCTGGACCTCCCAAAGTGGTGACAAACATCTTGCAAAGTATAGgttcggtggctcgattgagtGTGGCCAAGATTCTAtattttcgaacatgagcctccGGATTGTCTTTGCCTATATAAATTGCAAGATTAGGGATTTTAAACGCCCTTTCAGTTTCCTCTGCTTCGATCCAGGCCGCAAaagcgaatctctattggcgaatggattatgcctagcattttcctcattcattTGGAGCACTAGGGCccttactctatcatcaaaattctccggatccgccctgggatgatctcttcgtggcgatctgcttggagaggaagaagaacttgattctGACGATGAATCCGATGGCGAATGTCTGCCTCGTCCGCCTCCCCTTCTTCCTCCGTCGCCTCCCCCTCCACTTCCTCTATTTGGAGGAATTGGACCGTTTCCTCCTTGCTGGCCTTCTGGCAgagtgtgtccaacagttcctgaagaTGGATGGGGTGGTGGTCCACCTATATGAGACGTTTTTTCCGGTCTTTTGCTCCttttacgaccagtagatggagcCGATCTGCCACGGCGTGGAGATTTTGTTCGCCTTGGCGAAGGAGATCTTGCCTGCTTAtctttgttctttttatgctttttacgAATGGGCTCTTTAAATCCCCCATGGGACGAATTCGTCCGCGGGCGCCTGGGTACATTCGGCCCATCACGATTAAACCTTGGAACTTCTGATCCGCCAGGAGGGACCGTATTGTTCCCGTGGCTTCCTTCACCAGGAAACAGCTCCCTGATAACCGATCGCGCTCCACCCGGCGCCGTGGTAGTTACCGTAGAGTCAAcgttgtgagcttgaaggaatgaagagttacgAGCCCCAGGTCCCAGACCGAAGTTTAACGGAGGTAGAGATGAGACAACTGATGTAGGTACCGTACTCCTATGAGGAGGAATAGTCATGAATGCCCGAAGGCGGTTTCCAATTTCAAGCCCATATCGCGCCTCGATATCCTGAGCACACATATCAAGGAAGGATGCCGTGGGCATATTTCCATCAATATTCATCGTAGGGGCGATTGTGCTTGTGCATCCAACGCTAGATGGTGTAATTATTGGCGATtcgatccctgaggagggattttgtaTTTCATCATTCATGATGTTTCAACGTGAAcgaaaaatcctttatttggTCAAGGATttcaccttcaccgcaccaattgataacactggagaaaACTTCTCGATCGGATCCCGTCTCTGTGAGGCGccattgggatcggccggggacactccaatgccaaagtcagtagaatataTGAAGAGTAAAtcgtattgacaaagcttagagaatgtaaaagtaagtgtaccttgatagcctagaaaggtaggctatatatagttgaggaattcgtaacccctaggtaactagaaagcctccattaatgctcatttaatggcggttacaagttactcttaatttgGCGGTTTGAAACTATTAATGGttcatttaataatcatttatggccgagacggcggccatccgttatctaggtaaatggagagattcgcctaagagatccgccagcggatctcttagagctgatcTAGGATGGTCCGCCAGACGgtttcctttgctacgtggcatacctTAAGgtaattatctcttttggtcctcatgataatatcttAATGTTATCAAGGATAAAGCATATTATTTCTTAATTACACACGTAATTCGAGAGGTTGTCTATCTCCAACGAGTATACTACGTTTGAGTTCTCGATTGTTTGTCGGTCGCACGAACTATTTGCGAGTATGAACGAGGCAAAATGATGAAATATGTTTCTGTTACGTGCGAGTGGGAGATGTAGGGATAAATGGAGTAAACGGGCATTGACCCATTTACTAATGTATTTATGGTCCATCCGTAATCTAGTCAGATTaggattagggttagggttttatCCTAGTTATAAATAGATAGTTGAGGAGGCTAAAATCCGGAGAAGTCTAAgatataagaaaagaaaagagactctctctctccttcatgactctctctctctctccctctttGTCTTCTAGTTACGTTCTTAGTTCGTGAAATAATAGAGATTACTCTTTTGGTGTGGTAACTTTCTAAATCGGTGATATGGAGCCAAAGTTAATTACTTCCAATGTTATTCAACGGATCTACACTATAAGATGTAAACCTAAATCTgttgatttatttattgataGATCCGGATTCATTATATATTCGTTAGATGTTAGAGAAATTGACGAGGCTTCTCCATTGTATCCAACACTCGTAATTTAGGGTATTCCATAGAATTATGTTGGGTggaattgaataaaatgatatacaaGTTAGATTATAAATGTTaatataaatacaaagctgactcTGCGACAAGTCACGGAACATGGTTGGAtgatagaaataataaaatcatCCTATCATAAGAAGAAACGAaacgaaaagaaaagaaattttagaaaaagaaaaacgagGAAGGAATGGTGTGAACGCGGAAAGGAACCGACCAAAAGAAATGAAGGATTTTGTCGTTAATAAATAGGAGTATGAGTAGTAGGACATTTTGCGTGTCGTGTTAGAGAATATTTGAAAACATAAACAGCTAATTTACATACGACAAATCATAATACGACACACCAAAAACCATGCTAATCTCAAcaacattttattattttattattttattataatgggTTTTGTTTTGTGGGATATGCATCCAAAGTCAATAAAACACAGGCTTCCTTGTCCTTGTTCCAAAATAAAGGGTTTGTTTTTTTATGGTATGGGCTACACTACAGTTTGGTGTATATTTCAAAGTGGTCCCTCCCTTCTAATACTTCCAAAATAACCCAACCACTATACCATAGCAGAGGATCACTTTTCTtctatcaaaacaaacaaacaaacaaacccaATTTCTTCTTCTCTAACTCAGCTACATACATCCAATTAAAACATTAAACATCCAATCATTTCTTCTCTTTGGCTTTTTTCCCCCACTTCTCTTTTCACCTTAATGGGAAAATCATATTCCAGACTCATCCTTAATGCCTTACAATATTCAACTTGTCTTAACTTGAGTCACTGTGGAATATCACTCTGCTCCCAGACACAAACACAAGAATCAAACaaaatctttatatatatatatttccagCATGTAACATACAGGATCAATGGATGTATTCCAAtccatataatataatattagtcCTTGTAAAACTATCAAAACCACCAAAATATCTGGTGGTTCAATTCAGTTTCAATGCCTAGAATACCCAGAAGACATAATAAGCACAACAAACAACTACTCCCTAAACCAACTACTTACATAGTAACTACACAATCTTTCTTTTATACCTACAAACCATCACAGAAACAGAGAACCAAATTAAGTGTTACGTATCGGTTGACTAATGAATCTATTAACAGTTAGGATTCACAAAGCTTTTAATCTCCTCCATAAGGGTATAGAAATGGGCGTTATTAGGCAAGAAGTAGAATCCAATTGTCGCCTCTTTTAGATACAGAAGTTTAACATCCTGCCCAGCCCTTTCTAGCCCTTCAACATAAGCTAATTGCCAATCTTGGACAAGATCCAAACCAGCCACAACTACTAGACTTTTGGGGAACTGTAGTAGACCTTGGAGGTTTTTTCCTCTAGGACCAAATATATTGCAAGCCGGATGGTCTCTATCTTCCCCTCGAGGTAGAAATGCTCTCCAATACCAGTCCCGGTCTTGAATGGTCACGAAGTATTTTCCATCTAATCTCTTCTCTGAATCACTTCTTTCTTGCCCTCCAAACATAGGGTGAAGAAGGATATTACCAAGTACTTGTATGTCTGCTTCAGCTGCTCTTACCGCTACATGATGAGCAATGTTACCTCCTGAACTATCTCCACCCAAATATACATGAACTTTTGAGTCCTTTCCACTTTGAAGCCAAGTTCTAGACTTTACCCACTTAAGAGCTGCCCAACCATCATCATAAGCACAAGGGTACCTGAACTCCGGTGATCTCCTGTAATTCACTGATACAACAACAGCCTTGCAGGTGGTCACCAGACGACGGCAGAAGGTGTCATAGATAGCACTATTGGCAGAGGAGTGAGTGAAGCTTCCCCCGTGGAAGAAGATTATAACTGGAACGATCTCGCTCCTACTCAACGGCTTCTCAAGCTCCACACTGCCCCATTCAGACTCGTTTTCAGGGGCAGGCTTGTAAACCCTGTTCAGGAGTCCTGTAGCTCTATCAAAATGATCAAACGAAAATACTCCATCAACCGGAATCGTGTTGGCATTGACTTTGCGCTCCAGAAATTCAGCCAATTCACGGTTGAAGGTGCCGTCCGGGCGCCGTAGGAGATTATATGCAAGCTTGAAATTGGAGATAAGGACCCAGGTGTTCAACGGAACAACCCTCTGCAAGAAGAAAAGGAAATCCGATTAAAGTTATAAAAATGAGTAATTCGTTCTGGAAAGTCGGATTGATCATACACATGATTGAGATTGAGATTGAGAGAGAAAATAGGAAATTTAGACAGACCAAAAAAGGGTATAATGAAACCCCACAAATAAGCTGGAAATAGTTGAATGCAAATCCCATTAAAGGAAAATACAATACAGAGGGTGGGCCTAAAATTAGAAGTGCAAATTGGCAAAGTTAGGGATTTGAAAACCTAAGGAAAAAATCAACAGTGAAGCGTGAATTACAAAATTGAAGTAGCAGTAACAAAAAAAAGGAGACATATTTGGAAGGAAAATCCATTGATGAAAACAAAGCAGTGGGAAAAAGGAGAGAAATCGAAGAGGCgaataaaagaagaagaagaagaagagaataccTTGGATTCATTGAGGTTGAGTTGATTACTAGCAGCCATGAGAGAATGGAGAGAAGAGATGAGGGTTCCTAAAGAAATTAGAGGTTCATCGAAAGTTTGTGATTCagtctataaataaagagagaGGGTTCTTGTTAATGTCTTCCTTCctggaata encodes:
- the LOC136218347 gene encoding gibberellin receptor GID1B-like; this translates as MAASNQLNLNESKRVVPLNTWVLISNFKLAYNLLRRPDGTFNRELAEFLERKVNANTIPVDGVFSFDHFDRATGLLNRVYKPAPENESEWGSVELEKPLSRSEIVPVIIFFHGGSFTHSSANSAIYDTFCRRLVTTCKAVVVSVNYRRSPEFRYPCAYDDGWAALKWVKSRTWLQSGKDSKVHVYLGGDSSGGNIAHHVAVRAAEADIQVLGNILLHPMFGGQERSDSEKRLDGKYFVTIQDRDWYWRAFLPRGEDRDHPACNIFGPRGKNLQGLLQFPKSLVVVAGLDLVQDWQLAYVEGLERAGQDVKLLYLKEATIGFYFLPNNAHFYTLMEEIKSFVNPNC